The Diceros bicornis minor isolate mBicDic1 chromosome 23, mDicBic1.mat.cur, whole genome shotgun sequence genomic interval AACTATATTCTACAATGAAGTAGTAAGCAGCATACAAGTTTGTCTTTAACTGCTTCCCaattgttttatgtttgttttcctCTTCCAATTTGATTGTGGGTTCCTCTCCAAAAAGAAGTATTTCTTTTTCACATGCCACAGAGCTTCGCTTAGCACTGGACACTTAGTAGCTTCTCAAATATTTAATAGATTGCCTCGAGAAGTTGCAGAGATGTTCTATACGTGGAAGAAAAGACATAATGTTCTTGTAATTAGCTCATTAAAAATACACGTTCTTATTTCTTCAGAGGAGTATTTCTCAGTCTGCCCTGATTGTCAACCAAAAAGGCCTCATCAGATTTCGCCCTAGATTTATGCTAAAATTCAGTTACAATCAATAGGACAGAAAATGAAGCCATTTATTTAAATAGGATAGGCCATTTTTGAGAAGCAGTGATTTCACAGCAAGTGTTGGGGACAGGAAAACGCGGAGGATAATCTTGCTGAGGCTGTAGCTCTTAGCCTCTACATGAGATCATGTGGCAAGACTGAATTTGAAaaattctttttgggtatttcaTGCGTGCAATCGAGTGTACAGTGGAAAAAAATGTACCACCAGGGtagacacacacactcagggTCTCTTTTGTAACAAAACTAGAGTTAGAAGTAAAGCAAACTGTAGGCATGAACTCTGTTCTGAACTGAAACACTGGGCATGTGGAGACCACACCGGGCGAACATGTGATGCGGCCTTCGATAAAAGCAGCTGGCTCTGAACGGAACCAGCCAAGAGGCCAGCCCGGGAGCACATCCGTCGGGCTCACAGCCTCCAAGCTGAACCGCGGGCGGCTCTCGGACCGGGCAGGGAGCCCCCGGGTCTCGGGCCTTGCACTCCCCTCAGGTCGGGCGGGGCACGGAGGGCGGAGGAAGCGGCTGGAGGGGCTTGTTCCGGACCCTCGAGAGGGCAGGACTGAGGACGGTAGGTGTATTGCGGGATGAAGGGACACCCCAATATCGATACCATCTTTGCAGTTAAACCAGGAATGGTACAGGAAGATTATGGACGTGCCCGCCAGCCGCCTTCTCGCCGCCGCACCCCGCGCTGGTGCTGAGAGTAACTCATACAAAAAGAGGACTCGCCTCTGCCTGGGGGAATCCCAGGGACCGTCGTTAAACTCCCACTAACCTAGAACTGAGGGCGCGTGCGTCCCGGTCCTCCCGGTGGCTCTCGTCGTCATCGGGGTCGAGAGGAGCATGCGCGAAGCGAGGTGTGCTCTTCAGCGGGTTGAGCGCACATGGCGCACGGTCCCcgagagtgggggaggggctgcgAGTGCACTGGGCGGCGGCGCGGGGAGAGCTGGGAAAGCGCGTCGTGTGCTGGCCCCGCCCCCTTTTCCGAGGGGGGGAAGACCGTATATAAGCGCCGTGGTCAGCCTGAACGTTCTTTTTCGCAACGGGTTTGCCGCCAGAACACAGGTGAGCGCGAGTGTGGCCTCCGGGCCGGGCCTGCGCGGCGGGCCCCGGCCTCGCGTGCCTCTCGGCCGCCGTTCCGCGGAGCCCCCTCACGCGGCTCCTGACCTCGAACTTGGGGCTGGACGTGGTGCGGTTCGCGGCCTGGGCTTTTCCGGAAGGCCCTGCGCCTCGTGCTGGGGTTGAGGCCTGGCTCGGGCGCAGCGCCCGCCGCGTgcggggcccctgctgccctcggGTGAGGTCCCCGGCCGCTTGAAGTTGAGAAGACACCACGGTGTCCCCCGCGGGTGGAGTGGCCGAGGCCGGGCCGGATCCCGCCGTGTGGGCTCGTCCGCGTCGTCGGGTTGCCGGGCGCGGGCCGCCGCGAGGCGCGGAGGGCGGGGCCGCTCGTGCGGGCGCGggcgggggcggagggagcccGGGTGCGGCGGGGCGCGCCGGCTGCGCGGCACCAGTTGCGTGCGCGGAAAGATGGCCGCTCAGGCCCTGGCGGCGCTCAAAATGGAGGACGCGGGCCCGGCGGGCGTGAGTCACCACACAAAGGGCCGGCGCCGTGCCCCGGCTCCCGGCCGCCGCCCCCGCGGTCCTCGGCCGGGGGGAGGGGCGGCGTGGTCGGCTCCGCCGGGGCTGGAGGCGAGAGCGGGGCCAGTGGGGCGCTGCTGTAATGCAACTTGGAGTTTGCCCTTTTGAGTTTGGATCGTAGCTTTTTTCAAGCCTTTGGGACGGtgacttaaagtttattttttctttcaatttaggTGTCGTGAAAACCACCGCTGAATCTAAGCCACAATGGGAAAGGAAAAGACTCATATCAACATCGTGGTCATTGGACACGTGGACTCGGGCAAGTCGACTACTACTGGCCATCTGATCTACAAATGTGGTGGGATCGACAAAAGAACCATCGAAAAATTCGAGAAGGAGGCTGCGGAGGTAGGTATCACTAACAGGTGAATGAGAAGTCTACTGCTGAAGACGTTAAATgaagattttgaaaaattattgtcACTAGCCTAGATATTTACGTCACACTGGATAAAAACGGTATAACCTAATGTTTGCTGTTGAGTCAGTTTTGTAACCATGTTTTGAGAATAAGGGAAAGCCACTTAGATTTAGCCATTGTGAAGAGGAATCGAGCATTTCTAGCTAGATAAGTGCGGTAAGGAATTTCAAGCTGGCATTTGATCGTGTCTTAGTTAGCAAGTAACCATTTTTAATCCAACCCTAACAGATGGGAAAGGGCTCCTTCAAGTATGCCTGGGTCTTGGATAAACTGAAAGCTGAACGTGAGCGTGGTATCACCATTGATATCTCCCTGTGGAAGTTTGAGACCAGCAAGTATTATGTGACCATCATTGATGCCCCGGGACACAGAGACTTTATCAAAAACATGATTACAGGCACATCTCAGGTTTGTAGTTTTAATAACTATCGGCAGTAACTCTTGGTTTGTCTTATACATTGAAAACATGGTGTTGTCTTCCTTTTGAAGAGCTTTAACAAGGTATGGCCTTGTTTTCTTTAAAAGGCTGACTGTGCTGTCCTGATTGTTGCTGCTGGTGTTGGTGAATTTGAAGCAGGTATCTCCAAGAACGGGCAGACCCGTGAGCATGCCCTTCTGGCTTACACACTGGGTGTGAAACAACTAATCGTTGGTGTTAACAAAATGGATTCCACTGAGCCACCCTACAGCCAGAAGAGATATGAGGAAATTGTTAAGGAAGTCagcacctacattaagaaaattgGCTACAACCCCGACACAGTTGCATTTGTGCCAATTTCTGGTTGGAATGGTGACAACATGCTCGAGCCAAGTGCTAACGTAAGTGGCTTTCAAAGCAGTTGAAAAACTCTGAAAGGGGCAAGTTTCATGGTAACACTAATTGACGTTGTGTTGCAGATGCCTTGGTTCAAGGGATGGAAAGTCACCCGTAAAGATGGTAATGCCAGTGGAACCACACTGCTTGAAGCTCTGGATTGCATCCTGCCACCAACTCGTCCAACTGACAAGCCCTTGCGTCTGCCCCTCCAGGACGTCTACAAAATTGGTGGTAAGTTGAAACGTTACTGTCAGTGTAATTTGCATGGGTTGCTACTTGGTATGTGGTGTGTTTATGATACTGTGTTGTAAACATTTTAGGTATTGGTACTGTTCCTGTGGGCCGAGTGGAGACTGGTGTTCTCAAGCCTGGCATGGTGGTCACCTTTGCTCCAGTCAATGTTACAACTGAAGTGAAGTCTGTTGAAATGCATCATGAAGCATTGAGTGAAGCTCTTCCTGGGGACAATGTGGGCTTCAATGTTAAGAACGTGTCTGTCAAAGATGTTCGTCGTGGCAATGTGGCTGGTGACAGCAAAAATGATCCACCAATGGAAGCAGCTGGCTTCACAGCTCAGGTAACACTTTAAAGTGACACATTCTCATCTCTTGCCAGAACTTTAACTCTCTTTGAGACACACTGAAATGCAAATCTTTTCTCCAAGGTCATTATCCTGAACCATCCAGGCCAAATCAGTGCTGGCTATGCACCTGTGCTGGATTGTCATACAGCTCACATTGCTTGCAAGTTTGCTGAGCTGAAGGAGAAGATTGATCGTCGTTCTGGAAAGAAGCTGGAAGATGGCCCAAAATTCTTGAAATCTGGTGATGCTGCCATCGTTGATATGGTTCCTGGCAAGCCCATGTGTGTTGAGAGCTTCTCTGACTATCCTCCTCTGGGTAAGGATGACTGACTGACCAGTGCACTTAGGAAGTTTTactaaagatggaaaataattgCCTTTGTCTTACCAAGAGTTTCTAATAGTAatgtaaaatttgttttaataggCCGTTTTGCTGTTCGTGACATGAGACAGACAGTTGCTGTGGGTGTCATCAAAGCAGTGGACAAGAAGGCAGCTGGAGCTGGCAAGGTCACCAAGTCTGCCCAGAAGGCTCAGAAGGCTAAATGAATATTATCCCCAATACCTGCCACCCCAGTCTTAATCAGTGGTGGAACGGTCTCAGAACTGTTTGTCTCAATTGGCCATTTAAGTTTAATAGTAAAAGACTGGTTAATGATAATGATGCATCGTAAAACcttcagaaggaaaggagaatgtGTTGTGGACcatttggtttttttgtgtggcAGTTTTAagttattagtttttaaaatcagtACTTTTTAATGGAAACAACTTGACCAAAAATCTGTCACAGAATTTTGAGACCcattaaaacaaagtttaatgacAAACCTGTGTCGTCTTTGGTCAACACTAACTTGCTATAGTACTCCTTAGGTAAAAGACTTGAGTAAGAGTTATTCGTAACCTATTTCCAATGTTACATCTGCTGAAACTTCAGAATTTGACAATTTCGGTTTAACTTTGGGTGGCAACTTGGGGTTTCTCAGCTTCTCTAAATGGAAGAGTAACCTGTTGAACATGGTGAAAAGCCATCGGGTCTGTTAGTGTAACACTAGTTAGGACAGAGTTAACTTGGTACATTTAAGCTAGTATATAAGAATAGTCCATGTGTTGCATATAAAGTTTTGTCTAGTTAATCAATGTtgagtaaacttggtatgtcatattttagatttttggTTACTGGAATTGGCAGCTTCACATTTACAAATACTGAAGTAGCTTTTAAAGAACCTAAAATGTGAAGCTTAAATGGTACTGAACTCTGCTCAAGTTAACTGTCCAGATTCGGAAAAATATATCGGAAGTTGGGTGATTATTGTCActtaagggagaaataaaattcaCTTCCAATAGGAGTTTGTATCTAAAGAGCAAGATTGAGTGAAGAGGGAACATTGTCACACTGGAGATTAAGAGTTTGTAGAGTTACAAGTATTTAGCCTAAATGAGGGGACGGGCCCATTTGCGACTGGTTGGAGGATGGGGGTAAGGTTTTTCAGAAAGTTACCTAGTGGAATGTTGGAAGATTATAATTTGAAGTGGTTAAAATTTGACAGCATGGAAGAAATAGCACACTAGAGTTTAAAGGACTAATTTGGTAACATGTAGATTACATGCAGTGATTGGTCACAAGGGTCAGAAATTGATAGTAATTGGTATCCTTGGGTGTAAATGACAAGCGTCTAGTGTATGTTACTGTTTTAGATAGTTGGTAAATTAACACTTTGTATTTGAATAACATTCCATGAATCTGAGAAATTGAAGTAATTGATACCCTAAGTATGTTTTCTTTGCAcatgaaaggaaaaattttaatccAGCTGAAAGCATGACAATAGCATGACTACTTGGTATTCTGTAAGGCAACTCACTAGGTGGAATGTGTCCTGAAAATGCCGTAGAATCATTGACTGCAACTTGAAAATGCTTTTATCTCTTTATAATTCTAAACTGGGTAAAATGCTCACTTAACCATATTGCTTTGAGGCCTTATGTCATGACTAAAAGATTTTGGATTTGACAATTATGCTGCTCATTTGCTTGAAATGATTAAAAGGACAAGATAGGTAATGTTAAGAATAGCTGACCAATAAATGGCAGTTGATATAAAAGTAAATCTGACAAAGCTGTAAGATTTATTAGAAGATATTTATTCCATTCTCTAAAGATGTTTTCATTGCAGAAAATTGCTACCACTAGATGGAACAGTAGGAAGGAAAACCAGAATACTGGAAAGCTTCAGTTTAGTTGTAGGCTTTCTATAGAACCAGTGTGTGTGCGCCTGTTGAGACAACTGTCTCATTTGAGCACCACCTACTGGTAGTCACTCTAAATGAGTTTAAAACAGGAATTGGTAAATTTAGGAGAAAAATGGTGTTCACCTTTGCTCTAGTGAGCTTTATACAGTAATAGCATTTACTTGCATTTGAGTTgatgaaaagcaaaatatttgAGTGGATTTATGAACCTAGAATATCTCAAGCTAGTGCCTGACTTTAAGCCACAATTTAAATGGGCCAGCTGTTGAATTACCCGTATTTGTAAAGAATCTGATGGGATCTTGTTGAAATTTGTCCTGAGGAATTCTGGTGTGATTTCAGaatatgaaagaaaatgagaaaggcaCTCTGGTTCAAGAGGTAAACAGCCAATAAggcatatttgtttttctttataatattttgtttacTCATCCTTGTACCCAAAATAGGCAATCCAAAATAACTGGGTTTTGGCCAGATCAGAACTCAGGATTATTTTATGCCCTTACTTTTCCCATAGTTAATCCTATTGATAGTTTACCTCTCAAATCGAGATGCATCAAGAGCTCAGCTTTCTGGGTCAAGAACCTAGTTTAGTGAGACACTGTTCTCAACTACTAACATCATTCAACCCAGTCTCATTGCGTTCTCCATGAAGAATGTTGAAAACTTGTCAACAGGCCAGAATTTTAGCAGTGGGTTATTTGCCGACATTACTTTGATAACATTTCAAACTTGGGGTTTTAGCGACTACCACCATTTatatcttattgtggtaattCCAAAATGTTTTACTCAACTAGAGaccctgatttttaaatattcctgGCTCTGGATTATTTGCAGATAGAACTGCTGACTTCCCCTGAAGGCCCTAAAAACAACTAAAATCAGTTTACTGTTTTGAGTACTTGGTATTTAAATGTACCTTTtggaataaaaaatgtaaattgacCAAAGCTTACAAATCCTGTGGGAAAGTGTCTGATGAATTGCTAAACTAGGAGGTTAAGTTTGAGGTTTGATGTAGCAGCAAGATTGGCACTGTAGAAGCAGTTTTCTCGAGAACGTTGGAATTCATCTGGTTACTTGAGTTCTAGTTCTGCTGAATAAAGGCTGTTGACTATATAAATGGTGAAGATTTTCAGTATGGGGTGTAAAGATCCTGAAGACGGGGTGTAAAGATGCTGAAGACTCGTATCAGGACtatggattttatttaaaaatttttttacctTGGTAACTTTTTCTGCTGAGTTTAGCACCGAGCTGATGCCAAACAAGCTTTTCTTGGCTGTAgtaatctgtgaaatgggcaacTCGAGAAAAAGCGTGACAACTAATTTTCTGTGTGTCAGAATGGCCTTAGGTATGTTTTAGATTGATGGGCAAATACTAGTTGATGTGTCATTGAGAGATGCTTCAGAAATAAATCCGGTCACTAGAGCAAGTTACCTTCAGGAGTTAAGAAAGATTTGTATCCCGAAAGGAGTGAACAGCATGAGTTCTAGATCCTGCGagcgggagagggaggaggaataaGACATTTTCTCCCTTTGTTCTGTTTACCTTTTTGAAGATTTCTTTCCTGatctggtttttcttttctcaacttctcttcttttttcacttaCAAACCGGTAGGTTCTCTCTCACCCGGGTAGCACCAGAAGCACCTCCATTATTTGCAGGTTTTGCGAACTTCCACGACTAGTTAAAACTAAAAGCCTAACGATTGTAAATACATTACTTGCTCAGTTGGCAGTGATTTAGAAGAGGAAAACTTTTTGTTAGGAAACGGGCACATAGCTCCTGAAATGTTGACCCCTAATCCAATGAAAATCTCTGTGAGGGGCCATATGATTTTGTTCTCTAAATAGAGGGTTATGCTGTAGTCTAGCAGTCACCAGCAGAAATGAGTGAAATATGTAGAAGGAAAATTGTCATTTACCTTGGACTGCCCTTGGCAGGCCCATGGATCTCTAATGGTTTAGAGCTTAGAAAACTTATTTTACTAAGAAAGCAAGCGATttaaaggttttttctttttaaagtatttactTACACTAaatttcacccttttaaagtatatagttctttaaatttatttttaattttttgtgaggaagattagccctgagctaacttctgttgccaatcctctttttgctgaggaagattggccctgggctaacatccgtgctcatcttcctctactttatgtgggacgccaccacagcatggcttgacaagcggtgtgtcagtgccgcctgggatccaaacctgcgcacCCCGggttgggccgctgaagcggagcgtgtgaactgaaccgctatgccactgggccggcccctggttccTTAAATTTTGACAGCTGTAAACAGCACGTTGAAATTAAGGTATAGGATACTTCTGTCACTCCtccccccaaaattctcctgTGCTGCTTTGTAGTCAactcctctcttctccccctaACCCTTGGGAACCACTGATTCATTTTCTGTccctataattttgtttttgtggcAGTGTCATATATCTAgattcatacagtatgtagccttttgagtctggtttcttagcgtgatgcatttgagattcatccgttTTGCACATATTAGTAACTTGTTCTTTTTTAGTGGATGTGAGACTGTTTGTTTATCCACTCCCAGCCTAGGAACATTTAGTGTCCCATTTTAGATTACTACAaataaagccactataaacattcacatataGGTTTGTGAGTGACTACAGGTTTCATTTTACTTGACGAGGAATGGGATTGCTGGGTGGAACGGTAAGTGGATGCCTcacctttataagaaactgctgtgccgttttccaaagtggctgaaccattAGTAGTAGTATTTTAAGtgaagttttaaatttattttgctatgattaattttttaaggaagaaaaataatttgagtgTTACACTGAGATTCTGTAGTGCAGTGAAGaactaatttgtttttttaaaaaaactactaTATGCCGATCACTATTCTAGATACTGGGGATAGAGATATGAACAAAATGGACACAATTCTTGCCCTTTGAATTTATAATCTAGTGGGGGAGGTAGATATTAACTGAATAAGGAGACACTTCTGAGTTGTGAAGATGCtatgaggaaaaagagaaggatacTATGAGGGATAAGAGTAAAAGGGACATAATTTGGACTGGCTAGAGAAGGTATTTGTCAGGAATAGCTGAGACGTGAAGGGTAGTAGGACTTACTGAATTGGAGAAGACGAAAACATTACTTCTTAGCCATCTCAATACATGAGGCTTAATTTGGCTTCATAACAATTAcatagaattagaaaaatctaaGAAGAAAACTTAAAGCCTTTTAAGCCAACCTACTCAAGTCAACTTTGAATATATTCATTGAGATCTGCTTGATTACCTCATCAAAGTGTATGTCATATATTGGAGGCCAGAGAcgtctcattgaatcctcacaacagccttcaTGGGGGGCAGGTATTATATTACAGACGAGATAGATGGGGTATGGAGAGAGGCTCCTAAGGCATCCCATTGCTGGATGAAGTTTTTTCCTGAGACTTGCTTAAATTTGCCTGCTGGTAAATTACAATCATTATACCTAGCCTATTCTCTAGCGTAATTGAATGATTTCATTCTCTCCTACAAGAGCCATTAACTTACTTGAAGACACCAATCAATCCCCTTAGTCACATCTGAGCTAAATACTTTCAGTTCTACAGCCATTTCTTAACCTTAGGTCACATGGTTTCTAGATTCTTCCCACGCTGTTCTTCCCAGCTTATGGCTTCTAAAGTGTTTTCACCAAAATTAAATATATCATAGCTGTGAATACATAAAAGTCTGGTCTCTTAATCTAGAGTGTGTTTTTATTAATGTGACCTAAGAAATAAGTCACTGTATTTGGACTTGGTTTCCTAAATTGATGCCTTTGGACTAGCTGATCAGAGTGGTATAAGTAGGGAAAAGCTGTCCCTTTCTTCGTCTTTCTAATGGGCATAATATACTATCTATCTCttaagattgttgtgaggatgaaatgagttagtGGATATAGACCCTGGAGCCCAGTACCTGGCCTATTGTAAACAGCCTATAAAAGgtagctttt includes:
- the EEF1A1 gene encoding elongation factor 1-alpha 1, which produces MGKEKTHINIVVIGHVDSGKSTTTGHLIYKCGGIDKRTIEKFEKEAAEMGKGSFKYAWVLDKLKAERERGITIDISLWKFETSKYYVTIIDAPGHRDFIKNMITGTSQADCAVLIVAAGVGEFEAGISKNGQTREHALLAYTLGVKQLIVGVNKMDSTEPPYSQKRYEEIVKEVSTYIKKIGYNPDTVAFVPISGWNGDNMLEPSANMPWFKGWKVTRKDGNASGTTLLEALDCILPPTRPTDKPLRLPLQDVYKIGGIGTVPVGRVETGVLKPGMVVTFAPVNVTTEVKSVEMHHEALSEALPGDNVGFNVKNVSVKDVRRGNVAGDSKNDPPMEAAGFTAQVIILNHPGQISAGYAPVLDCHTAHIACKFAELKEKIDRRSGKKLEDGPKFLKSGDAAIVDMVPGKPMCVESFSDYPPLGRFAVRDMRQTVAVGVIKAVDKKAAGAGKVTKSAQKAQKAK